From a region of the Nothobranchius furzeri strain GRZ-AD chromosome 12, NfurGRZ-RIMD1, whole genome shotgun sequence genome:
- the arhgap22a gene encoding rho GTPase-activating protein 22 isoform X2: MLSPKIKQARRARSKSMVLEELSRLSRPCSPQDQDKTLKAGWLKRQRSIMKNWQLRWFVLRAEALYFYKDQDENKAQGCIPLQGSQVNEVLANQDESGRHLFEIVPGGAGEKDRTGMSHESFLLMANSQSDMEEWVRAIRRAIWAPLGGGIFGQHLEETMLYEAQSGPQRAVPVLVEQCVCFIRQHGLKEEGLFRAPGQTNHVRELQDSFDRGEKPVFDSSTDVHTVASLLKLYIRELPEPIIPFSKYTQFISCAQPLTKDKETGIVELGKQVKSLPQVNYNILKYICMFLDEVQLHSNDNKMSVQNLATVFGPNILRPRVEDPVTMMEGSSQVQHLMTVLISEHRRLYPNEELKTENKIPSRQQDFQKGKVEWLSQEETNPPTSTDVSSKPLKEITSSFAPLSDDPTVQSPVLSEDSQIKDKGKLEENVDGGVEGKTEGEIEVAVSPSKQSKALPSWRCSFKGTAASGGPKGKMGGSAGDVSAAVGSNWLMSGLSSLRAHRRTTSSGEKVKDSSLSLKDSALSLKDPPLLHKDSQRDSDDECSQTSLSHRGLHHPHRLSAYDNVAPSSLSLPADTSSIWTPFEISLSETEGSGKVTKLEQAAERTNTLDPRASGSEEDVTGANEESARKVTQLKQELKKQRTSYETSLRKLEESCFKYQAQVNRLEEELDQEKKKFQMLKIRLRNSERAHQDAENRNLLLQKEMEEFFKTLGDLTTGAPRAD, from the exons ATGCTGAGCCCCAAGATAAAACAGGCGCGTCGGG CGCGATCAAAGAGCATGGTCCTGGAAGAGTTGTCTCGACTCTCCAGGCCTTGCTCTCCTCAGGATCAAGACAAAACTCTGAAGGCAGGCTGGCTGAAAAGGCAACGGAGTATCATGAAAAACTGGCAGCTGCGTTGGTTTGTCCTGAGAGCCGAGGCTCTGTACTTCTACAAAGACCAGGATGAAAACAAAGCACAG GGCTGCATTCCGCTTCAGGGTAGTCAGGTCAATGAGGTGCTGGCCAATCAGGATGAATCCGGTCGCCACCTTTTTGAAATTGTTCCAG GGGGAGCTGGAGAGAAGGATCGAACCGGCATGAGCCATGAATCATTCCTACTGATGGCCAACTCACAGAGCGACATGGAAGAATGGGTCAGAGCCATACGCAGAGCTATATGGGCTCCACTCGGCGGAG GTATTTTTGGTCAACACCTGGAGGAGACAATGTTGTATGAGGCTCAAAGTGGCCCTCAGCGAGCGGTCCCCGTGCTGGttgagcagtgtgtgtgtttcattcGCCAACATGGACTCAAGGAGGAGGGCCTTTTCAGGGCGCCTGGGCAGACCAATCATGTTCGAGAACTGCAGGACTCCTTTGACCGTGGCGAGAAGCCAGTCTTTGACAG TTCCACTGACGTCCACACAGTGGCATCACTGCTAAAGCTGTACATAAGAGAGTTGCCAGAGCCCATAATCCCATTCTCCAAATACACTCAGTTTATCTCTTGTGCTCAGCCTCTTACCAAGGATAAAGAAACG GGCATCGTTGAATTAGGCAAACAGGTGAAATCTCTTCCTCAGGTCAACTACAACATCCTGAAATACATCTGCAT GTTTCTGGATGAGGTTCAGCTGCACTCCAATGACAATAAGATGAGCGTTCAGAACTTAGCCACTGTGTTTGGACCCAACATCCTTCGCCCAAGAGTGGAGGACCCTGTTACAATGATGGAAG GAAGTTCCCAAGTGCAGCATCTCATGACCGTGCTAATCAGTGAGCACCGCAGACTTTACCCAAATGAGGAGCTCAAAACAGAAAACAAGATTCCCTCACGCCAACAAGACTTTCAAAAGGGGAAAGTGGAGTGGCTTTCACAGGAAGAAACTAACCCGCCAACTTCCACAGATGTAAGCTCTAAACCCCTGAAAGAAATCACCTCGTCTTTTGCTCCTTTGTCAGATGATCCAACTGTACAGAGCCCTGTTCTGTCTGAAGACAGTCAGATTAAAGACAAAGGCAAACTAGAAGAAAATGTGGATGGAGGAGTAGAAGGAAAAACAGAAGGAGAAATTGAAGTAGCTGTCAGCCCCAGCAAACAGTCTAAAGCTCTTCCTTCATGGAGGTGCTCCTTCAAGGGCACTGCAGCCTCTGGAGGACCAAAGGGTAAAATGGGGGGCTCGGCTGGGGACGTGTCTGCAGCTGTTGGGAGCAACTGGCTGATGAGTGGCCTGTCGTCTCTTCGAGCTCACAGACGCACCACCTCATCTGGTGAAAAAGTGAAAGACTCCTCTTTGTCACTGAAGGATTCTGCCCTTTCTCTCAAAGACCCTCCTCTTCTACACAAGGACTCGCAGAGAGACTCTGATGATGAATGCTCTCAAACTTCCCTGTCTCACAGAGGCCTTCACCACCCTCACAGACTGTCCGCCTATGACAATGTCGCACCTTCCAGCCTCAGCCTGCCTGCCGACACCTCCTCCATCTGGACGCCCTTTGAGATCTCGTTGTCGGAAACAGAGGGAAGTGGTAAGGTAACAAAATTAGAACAAGCAGCAGAAAGAACGAATACTTTAGACCCTAGAGCAAGTGGGAGTGAAGAGGATGTTACAGGAGCAAATGAAGAATCCGCAAGGAAAGTAACCCAACTCAAACAGGAGCTGAAAAAACAGAGGACAAGCTATGAAACCTCCCTCCGCAA GTTGGAGGAGTCCTGCTTCAAATACCAGGCCCAGGTAAACCGCCTTGAAGAGGAGCTGGACCAAGAGAAGAAGAAGTTTCAAATGCTGAAGATCCGACTCAGGAACTCAGAGCgggcacatcaagatgctgaaaaCCGAAACCTTCTCCTCCAAAAAGAGATGGAGGAATTCTTCAAGACACTTGGAGATCTGACAACGGGAGCTCCGCGGGCCGACTAG
- the arhgap22a gene encoding rho GTPase-activating protein 22 isoform X1, whose product MVSWHRVAQNQEDVWAAHLTLYARSKSMVLEELSRLSRPCSPQDQDKTLKAGWLKRQRSIMKNWQLRWFVLRAEALYFYKDQDENKAQGCIPLQGSQVNEVLANQDESGRHLFEIVPGGAGEKDRTGMSHESFLLMANSQSDMEEWVRAIRRAIWAPLGGGIFGQHLEETMLYEAQSGPQRAVPVLVEQCVCFIRQHGLKEEGLFRAPGQTNHVRELQDSFDRGEKPVFDSSTDVHTVASLLKLYIRELPEPIIPFSKYTQFISCAQPLTKDKETGIVELGKQVKSLPQVNYNILKYICMFLDEVQLHSNDNKMSVQNLATVFGPNILRPRVEDPVTMMEGSSQVQHLMTVLISEHRRLYPNEELKTENKIPSRQQDFQKGKVEWLSQEETNPPTSTDVSSKPLKEITSSFAPLSDDPTVQSPVLSEDSQIKDKGKLEENVDGGVEGKTEGEIEVAVSPSKQSKALPSWRCSFKGTAASGGPKGKMGGSAGDVSAAVGSNWLMSGLSSLRAHRRTTSSGEKVKDSSLSLKDSALSLKDPPLLHKDSQRDSDDECSQTSLSHRGLHHPHRLSAYDNVAPSSLSLPADTSSIWTPFEISLSETEGSGKVTKLEQAAERTNTLDPRASGSEEDVTGANEESARKVTQLKQELKKQRTSYETSLRKLEESCFKYQAQVNRLEEELDQEKKKFQMLKIRLRNSERAHQDAENRNLLLQKEMEEFFKTLGDLTTGAPRAD is encoded by the exons ATGGTTTCATGGCACAGAGTTGCTCAAAACCAAGAGGATGTCTGGGCAGCCCATCTGACATTATATG CGCGATCAAAGAGCATGGTCCTGGAAGAGTTGTCTCGACTCTCCAGGCCTTGCTCTCCTCAGGATCAAGACAAAACTCTGAAGGCAGGCTGGCTGAAAAGGCAACGGAGTATCATGAAAAACTGGCAGCTGCGTTGGTTTGTCCTGAGAGCCGAGGCTCTGTACTTCTACAAAGACCAGGATGAAAACAAAGCACAG GGCTGCATTCCGCTTCAGGGTAGTCAGGTCAATGAGGTGCTGGCCAATCAGGATGAATCCGGTCGCCACCTTTTTGAAATTGTTCCAG GGGGAGCTGGAGAGAAGGATCGAACCGGCATGAGCCATGAATCATTCCTACTGATGGCCAACTCACAGAGCGACATGGAAGAATGGGTCAGAGCCATACGCAGAGCTATATGGGCTCCACTCGGCGGAG GTATTTTTGGTCAACACCTGGAGGAGACAATGTTGTATGAGGCTCAAAGTGGCCCTCAGCGAGCGGTCCCCGTGCTGGttgagcagtgtgtgtgtttcattcGCCAACATGGACTCAAGGAGGAGGGCCTTTTCAGGGCGCCTGGGCAGACCAATCATGTTCGAGAACTGCAGGACTCCTTTGACCGTGGCGAGAAGCCAGTCTTTGACAG TTCCACTGACGTCCACACAGTGGCATCACTGCTAAAGCTGTACATAAGAGAGTTGCCAGAGCCCATAATCCCATTCTCCAAATACACTCAGTTTATCTCTTGTGCTCAGCCTCTTACCAAGGATAAAGAAACG GGCATCGTTGAATTAGGCAAACAGGTGAAATCTCTTCCTCAGGTCAACTACAACATCCTGAAATACATCTGCAT GTTTCTGGATGAGGTTCAGCTGCACTCCAATGACAATAAGATGAGCGTTCAGAACTTAGCCACTGTGTTTGGACCCAACATCCTTCGCCCAAGAGTGGAGGACCCTGTTACAATGATGGAAG GAAGTTCCCAAGTGCAGCATCTCATGACCGTGCTAATCAGTGAGCACCGCAGACTTTACCCAAATGAGGAGCTCAAAACAGAAAACAAGATTCCCTCACGCCAACAAGACTTTCAAAAGGGGAAAGTGGAGTGGCTTTCACAGGAAGAAACTAACCCGCCAACTTCCACAGATGTAAGCTCTAAACCCCTGAAAGAAATCACCTCGTCTTTTGCTCCTTTGTCAGATGATCCAACTGTACAGAGCCCTGTTCTGTCTGAAGACAGTCAGATTAAAGACAAAGGCAAACTAGAAGAAAATGTGGATGGAGGAGTAGAAGGAAAAACAGAAGGAGAAATTGAAGTAGCTGTCAGCCCCAGCAAACAGTCTAAAGCTCTTCCTTCATGGAGGTGCTCCTTCAAGGGCACTGCAGCCTCTGGAGGACCAAAGGGTAAAATGGGGGGCTCGGCTGGGGACGTGTCTGCAGCTGTTGGGAGCAACTGGCTGATGAGTGGCCTGTCGTCTCTTCGAGCTCACAGACGCACCACCTCATCTGGTGAAAAAGTGAAAGACTCCTCTTTGTCACTGAAGGATTCTGCCCTTTCTCTCAAAGACCCTCCTCTTCTACACAAGGACTCGCAGAGAGACTCTGATGATGAATGCTCTCAAACTTCCCTGTCTCACAGAGGCCTTCACCACCCTCACAGACTGTCCGCCTATGACAATGTCGCACCTTCCAGCCTCAGCCTGCCTGCCGACACCTCCTCCATCTGGACGCCCTTTGAGATCTCGTTGTCGGAAACAGAGGGAAGTGGTAAGGTAACAAAATTAGAACAAGCAGCAGAAAGAACGAATACTTTAGACCCTAGAGCAAGTGGGAGTGAAGAGGATGTTACAGGAGCAAATGAAGAATCCGCAAGGAAAGTAACCCAACTCAAACAGGAGCTGAAAAAACAGAGGACAAGCTATGAAACCTCCCTCCGCAA GTTGGAGGAGTCCTGCTTCAAATACCAGGCCCAGGTAAACCGCCTTGAAGAGGAGCTGGACCAAGAGAAGAAGAAGTTTCAAATGCTGAAGATCCGACTCAGGAACTCAGAGCgggcacatcaagatgctgaaaaCCGAAACCTTCTCCTCCAAAAAGAGATGGAGGAATTCTTCAAGACACTTGGAGATCTGACAACGGGAGCTCCGCGGGCCGACTAG
- the arhgap22a gene encoding rho GTPase-activating protein 22 isoform X3, with protein MVLEELSRLSRPCSPQDQDKTLKAGWLKRQRSIMKNWQLRWFVLRAEALYFYKDQDENKAQGCIPLQGSQVNEVLANQDESGRHLFEIVPGGAGEKDRTGMSHESFLLMANSQSDMEEWVRAIRRAIWAPLGGGIFGQHLEETMLYEAQSGPQRAVPVLVEQCVCFIRQHGLKEEGLFRAPGQTNHVRELQDSFDRGEKPVFDSSTDVHTVASLLKLYIRELPEPIIPFSKYTQFISCAQPLTKDKETGIVELGKQVKSLPQVNYNILKYICMFLDEVQLHSNDNKMSVQNLATVFGPNILRPRVEDPVTMMEGSSQVQHLMTVLISEHRRLYPNEELKTENKIPSRQQDFQKGKVEWLSQEETNPPTSTDVSSKPLKEITSSFAPLSDDPTVQSPVLSEDSQIKDKGKLEENVDGGVEGKTEGEIEVAVSPSKQSKALPSWRCSFKGTAASGGPKGKMGGSAGDVSAAVGSNWLMSGLSSLRAHRRTTSSGEKVKDSSLSLKDSALSLKDPPLLHKDSQRDSDDECSQTSLSHRGLHHPHRLSAYDNVAPSSLSLPADTSSIWTPFEISLSETEGSGKVTKLEQAAERTNTLDPRASGSEEDVTGANEESARKVTQLKQELKKQRTSYETSLRKLEESCFKYQAQVNRLEEELDQEKKKFQMLKIRLRNSERAHQDAENRNLLLQKEMEEFFKTLGDLTTGAPRAD; from the exons ATGGTCCTGGAAGAGTTGTCTCGACTCTCCAGGCCTTGCTCTCCTCAGGATCAAGACAAAACTCTGAAGGCAGGCTGGCTGAAAAGGCAACGGAGTATCATGAAAAACTGGCAGCTGCGTTGGTTTGTCCTGAGAGCCGAGGCTCTGTACTTCTACAAAGACCAGGATGAAAACAAAGCACAG GGCTGCATTCCGCTTCAGGGTAGTCAGGTCAATGAGGTGCTGGCCAATCAGGATGAATCCGGTCGCCACCTTTTTGAAATTGTTCCAG GGGGAGCTGGAGAGAAGGATCGAACCGGCATGAGCCATGAATCATTCCTACTGATGGCCAACTCACAGAGCGACATGGAAGAATGGGTCAGAGCCATACGCAGAGCTATATGGGCTCCACTCGGCGGAG GTATTTTTGGTCAACACCTGGAGGAGACAATGTTGTATGAGGCTCAAAGTGGCCCTCAGCGAGCGGTCCCCGTGCTGGttgagcagtgtgtgtgtttcattcGCCAACATGGACTCAAGGAGGAGGGCCTTTTCAGGGCGCCTGGGCAGACCAATCATGTTCGAGAACTGCAGGACTCCTTTGACCGTGGCGAGAAGCCAGTCTTTGACAG TTCCACTGACGTCCACACAGTGGCATCACTGCTAAAGCTGTACATAAGAGAGTTGCCAGAGCCCATAATCCCATTCTCCAAATACACTCAGTTTATCTCTTGTGCTCAGCCTCTTACCAAGGATAAAGAAACG GGCATCGTTGAATTAGGCAAACAGGTGAAATCTCTTCCTCAGGTCAACTACAACATCCTGAAATACATCTGCAT GTTTCTGGATGAGGTTCAGCTGCACTCCAATGACAATAAGATGAGCGTTCAGAACTTAGCCACTGTGTTTGGACCCAACATCCTTCGCCCAAGAGTGGAGGACCCTGTTACAATGATGGAAG GAAGTTCCCAAGTGCAGCATCTCATGACCGTGCTAATCAGTGAGCACCGCAGACTTTACCCAAATGAGGAGCTCAAAACAGAAAACAAGATTCCCTCACGCCAACAAGACTTTCAAAAGGGGAAAGTGGAGTGGCTTTCACAGGAAGAAACTAACCCGCCAACTTCCACAGATGTAAGCTCTAAACCCCTGAAAGAAATCACCTCGTCTTTTGCTCCTTTGTCAGATGATCCAACTGTACAGAGCCCTGTTCTGTCTGAAGACAGTCAGATTAAAGACAAAGGCAAACTAGAAGAAAATGTGGATGGAGGAGTAGAAGGAAAAACAGAAGGAGAAATTGAAGTAGCTGTCAGCCCCAGCAAACAGTCTAAAGCTCTTCCTTCATGGAGGTGCTCCTTCAAGGGCACTGCAGCCTCTGGAGGACCAAAGGGTAAAATGGGGGGCTCGGCTGGGGACGTGTCTGCAGCTGTTGGGAGCAACTGGCTGATGAGTGGCCTGTCGTCTCTTCGAGCTCACAGACGCACCACCTCATCTGGTGAAAAAGTGAAAGACTCCTCTTTGTCACTGAAGGATTCTGCCCTTTCTCTCAAAGACCCTCCTCTTCTACACAAGGACTCGCAGAGAGACTCTGATGATGAATGCTCTCAAACTTCCCTGTCTCACAGAGGCCTTCACCACCCTCACAGACTGTCCGCCTATGACAATGTCGCACCTTCCAGCCTCAGCCTGCCTGCCGACACCTCCTCCATCTGGACGCCCTTTGAGATCTCGTTGTCGGAAACAGAGGGAAGTGGTAAGGTAACAAAATTAGAACAAGCAGCAGAAAGAACGAATACTTTAGACCCTAGAGCAAGTGGGAGTGAAGAGGATGTTACAGGAGCAAATGAAGAATCCGCAAGGAAAGTAACCCAACTCAAACAGGAGCTGAAAAAACAGAGGACAAGCTATGAAACCTCCCTCCGCAA GTTGGAGGAGTCCTGCTTCAAATACCAGGCCCAGGTAAACCGCCTTGAAGAGGAGCTGGACCAAGAGAAGAAGAAGTTTCAAATGCTGAAGATCCGACTCAGGAACTCAGAGCgggcacatcaagatgctgaaaaCCGAAACCTTCTCCTCCAAAAAGAGATGGAGGAATTCTTCAAGACACTTGGAGATCTGACAACGGGAGCTCCGCGGGCCGACTAG